A part of Bacteroidia bacterium genomic DNA contains:
- a CDS encoding sodium:solute symporter family protein — MSLLDFWIFGLYVAGTLAISVVLSRTIKNADDYFAAGRQSNWWLSGLSGFMTMFSAGTFVVWGGIAFKWGMVAVSIAMCLGISALLVGYQLAGLWRRSGVSTAAEFIHLRFGLKALKFYTWFNIVYRLLGMAVALYSLAIMLAALLPQGLRGISISEIIIFCGVVVVVYTLIGGLWAVLLTDVLQFIVLLVAVSIVIPLALGKMGGVEVFISETPEGFFRPVSGEFSWLFLVGWVVIHYFKIGGEWAFVQRYICVPKASDARKAAWLFGLMYLISPIIWMLPPMMYRVIDPSANPEQAYILTCQYALPEGLMGLLIASMFAATGSMIDSELNVFSGVLTRDFYKRIFPDSTEKRQILVGQLLTLALGVLVIILAILVPLMGGAQEIILSITALLAGPMVLPVIWGLYSEKINEQSVFITIFVSGFAALVLKFGWLNQSGWFVSDSPAGWELWLQQHARTLETVLGTLVPFFVLFLIENTQRHTAGWNRTLYNTDENSENIVPPAASLFPGKVVAIVLAALATLFCFLAFSGDSHQVLLTAYSVVLGGMAGLIFYFIRMAERKAAFGVVSEKTLVEKNKDHEASK; from the coding sequence ATGAGCTTACTGGATTTCTGGATATTTGGACTCTATGTGGCAGGTACACTTGCGATCAGTGTGGTATTGTCGCGAACGATAAAAAATGCTGATGATTATTTTGCGGCAGGACGTCAATCCAACTGGTGGCTTTCCGGCCTTTCGGGATTTATGACCATGTTTTCTGCGGGTACTTTTGTGGTCTGGGGAGGAATTGCTTTTAAGTGGGGAATGGTAGCCGTAAGTATTGCCATGTGTCTGGGAATCAGTGCACTGCTGGTGGGCTACCAACTGGCCGGCTTATGGCGACGAAGTGGTGTGTCAACGGCCGCCGAATTTATCCACCTGCGGTTTGGTCTGAAGGCTTTGAAGTTTTACACCTGGTTTAATATCGTTTACCGCCTGCTGGGAATGGCCGTCGCATTGTACTCACTGGCAATTATGCTGGCTGCGCTTTTGCCTCAGGGCCTGCGTGGAATCAGCATCAGCGAGATAATTATTTTTTGCGGGGTCGTCGTCGTCGTTTACACGTTGATCGGAGGGTTGTGGGCCGTTTTGCTTACGGATGTTCTCCAGTTTATCGTCCTGCTGGTGGCTGTGAGCATCGTTATTCCTCTTGCACTTGGCAAAATGGGAGGTGTTGAGGTTTTTATTTCTGAAACCCCGGAGGGTTTTTTTCGTCCGGTTTCCGGCGAGTTTAGCTGGCTTTTTTTGGTAGGATGGGTAGTAATTCATTATTTCAAAATTGGCGGTGAGTGGGCGTTTGTTCAGCGGTATATCTGTGTGCCTAAAGCTTCGGATGCAAGAAAAGCCGCATGGCTTTTTGGGCTGATGTATCTCATCAGCCCGATCATCTGGATGTTGCCACCTATGATGTATCGGGTAATTGATCCTTCCGCCAATCCGGAGCAGGCCTATATTCTCACCTGTCAGTACGCATTGCCCGAAGGATTAATGGGACTGCTCATCGCGTCTATGTTTGCCGCAACCGGTAGTATGATCGATTCAGAATTGAATGTATTTTCAGGCGTTCTTACCCGCGATTTTTACAAACGTATATTTCCTGACAGCACAGAAAAACGCCAGATTCTGGTCGGCCAGCTGTTAACACTTGCCCTTGGGGTGTTGGTAATTATCCTTGCCATACTCGTTCCGCTCATGGGAGGGGCGCAGGAGATTATTCTATCTATCACCGCACTGCTTGCAGGTCCTATGGTGTTGCCGGTGATCTGGGGTTTGTATTCTGAAAAGATAAATGAGCAAAGTGTATTTATCACAATTTTTGTCAGTGGATTTGCCGCGTTGGTACTTAAATTTGGCTGGTTGAATCAGTCGGGCTGGTTTGTGTCGGATTCCCCCGCTGGCTGGGAGCTTTGGCTACAGCAGCACGCCAGAACACTGGAAACGGTTTTGGGAACCCTTGTTCCATTTTTTGTTCTTTTTTTGATTGAAAATACCCAAAGACACACCGCCGGATGGAACCGTACTCTCTACAATACGGATGAGAATTCTGAAAATATAGTCCCGCCAGCAGCATCACTGTTTCCGGGTAAGGTTGTGGCTATCGTGTTGGCTGCGCTGGCTACCTTGTTTTGTTTTCTGGCATTTAGCGGTGACTCCCACCAGGTACTGTTGACAGCCTATAGTGTTGTTTTGGGTGGAATGGCTGGTTTAATATTTTACTTTATCAGGATGGCAGAGCGAAAAGCAGCTTTCGGCGTTGTTTCTGAAAAAACGTTGGTTGAGAAAAATAAGGATCATGAAGCAAGTAAGTGA
- a CDS encoding arylsulfatase, whose protein sequence is MRKLLLALSLFTGIIWLPWLTSCNREPSRAKPTRPDIILIMADDMGFSDLGCFGGEIHTPNIDNLARNGLSFTQFYNTGRCCPSRASLMTGMYPHTVDMGWMNSANLGRAGYLGRLSDAAVTLPEALKTGGYRTYMVGKWHLTPTDSIKAQRGTSWPTDRGFDEFYGTMEGAKDYFKPTWLFRNKAPVTVDDPHYFYTDAITDTAVAFIGRNPSESPMFLYLAFYAPHFPLHAPDSTVARYRNSYRSGWKNIRANRFERQHQLGLIPVGVRLSDPEADIPGWTDLGMEKRDEMDLRMAIYAAQVEEMDRGVGKVIAALKARGRLDNAIIVFLSDNGALATQPLGRGNREQLNASGPYTDYGAAWSHVSNTPYRLYKGFNHEGGIIAPLIIQWLKPVAARGEFCRQPIHIMDLMPTLASLAGVEVPPVRQGLAALKPEGRSFRNLLLDPEMEMESRPLFWEHEGKRAVRQGGWKLVSPGLKKAWELYSLTDDPTETRDLASQNPDRVRELTQLWDTWAREHHVLPLDGQGWDD, encoded by the coding sequence ATGCGAAAACTACTACTGGCCCTGTCACTATTTACCGGCATAATATGGTTGCCCTGGCTGACATCCTGTAACCGGGAGCCTTCCCGGGCAAAACCTACCCGTCCGGATATTATCCTGATTATGGCTGATGATATGGGGTTTTCTGATTTGGGCTGTTTTGGAGGTGAAATTCATACGCCGAATATTGATAACCTGGCCCGAAACGGCCTTTCGTTCACACAATTTTATAACACAGGCCGTTGCTGTCCTTCCCGTGCCAGCCTGATGACAGGCATGTATCCTCACACGGTGGATATGGGGTGGATGAATAGCGCGAATCTGGGGCGTGCCGGTTACCTCGGGCGGCTGAGCGATGCCGCGGTAACCCTTCCCGAAGCCCTGAAAACGGGAGGATACCGCACCTATATGGTCGGCAAATGGCACCTTACTCCTACCGATTCTATCAAGGCACAGCGCGGTACAAGCTGGCCTACTGATCGCGGATTTGACGAATTCTATGGTACGATGGAAGGGGCTAAAGATTACTTTAAGCCCACCTGGCTGTTTCGCAATAAAGCGCCTGTGACCGTAGATGATCCGCATTATTTTTATACAGATGCAATCACCGATACAGCAGTGGCCTTTATCGGGAGAAACCCCTCAGAATCGCCGATGTTTCTTTACCTCGCTTTTTATGCGCCACATTTTCCGCTGCATGCCCCTGATTCCACTGTTGCCAGATACCGCAATAGTTATCGCTCGGGTTGGAAAAATATCAGGGCCAATCGATTTGAGCGGCAGCACCAGTTGGGGCTCATTCCTGTGGGAGTCAGACTCTCCGACCCGGAGGCAGACATTCCCGGCTGGACTGATCTTGGCATGGAAAAACGCGATGAAATGGACTTAAGAATGGCGATTTACGCCGCACAGGTGGAGGAGATGGACCGAGGGGTAGGCAAGGTCATTGCAGCTTTGAAAGCCAGGGGACGACTGGATAATGCGATCATTGTTTTTCTTTCAGACAATGGTGCTTTGGCTACGCAGCCTTTGGGGCGGGGCAACCGCGAACAACTCAACGCCTCCGGACCATATACAGACTATGGTGCCGCCTGGAGTCATGTGTCCAATACGCCTTATCGCCTGTATAAGGGTTTTAATCATGAAGGCGGGATCATTGCGCCGCTCATTATACAATGGTTGAAACCGGTAGCCGCACGTGGCGAATTTTGCCGGCAACCCATTCACATCATGGATTTGATGCCCACCCTTGCCAGCCTCGCAGGGGTAGAAGTGCCTCCGGTACGACAGGGCCTGGCCGCACTAAAGCCCGAAGGCCGCAGTTTTCGCAATCTGCTGCTCGATCCGGAGATGGAAATGGAATCCCGCCCCTTATTCTGGGAACACGAAGGAAAACGTGCCGTGCGGCAGGGCGGCTGGAAACTGGTTTCGCCTGGTCTGAAGAAAGCGTGGGAACTCTACTCCCTGACCGACGACCCTACCGAAACCCGCGACCTTGCCAGCCAGAATCCGGATCGCGTACGTGAACTGACCCAATTGTGGGATACATGGGCCAGGGAACATCATGTGTTGCCTTTGGATGGACAAGGATGGGATGACTGA
- a CDS encoding helix-turn-helix domain-containing protein, translating into MGLPSQPLSGLIDGLAVLQHLASSHGEKASIDISRELGMEKTRINRILKTLAFLGLVYQTPRRKYILGPGIHVLSAQMMYGSGLINHSLKHLIKLTELDLVVALGVLWRDKVSYLYHWEPGLPPTDGLGRIDLFPATQSSIGLALLSQKTEEEVNQIIPEKDIPGYSSREKLFEDLALFRQQNYVTAIYDGRKSIAVRLGSPSYAAIALAWIDKNAPDEPYVMYLRETAQQIEKFQTQLTTHS; encoded by the coding sequence ATGGGACTACCCTCGCAACCACTGAGTGGACTAATTGATGGCCTGGCTGTTTTGCAGCATCTCGCTTCCTCACATGGCGAGAAGGCGAGTATTGATATCTCCCGGGAATTGGGAATGGAAAAGACGCGGATAAACCGTATTCTGAAAACGCTGGCATTTTTGGGACTGGTTTATCAGACGCCGAGGCGAAAGTATATTTTGGGCCCGGGCATCCATGTTCTTTCTGCACAGATGATGTATGGGTCAGGTTTGATCAATCATTCACTGAAACATCTGATAAAGTTGACAGAGCTCGATCTGGTAGTTGCTTTGGGGGTATTGTGGCGGGATAAAGTATCTTATCTCTACCATTGGGAACCGGGACTTCCACCTACCGACGGGTTAGGGCGAATCGATCTGTTTCCTGCAACTCAGTCGAGTATCGGTTTGGCCTTATTGTCTCAGAAAACCGAAGAAGAGGTGAATCAGATAATTCCGGAGAAAGATATCCCCGGGTATTCGTCACGGGAAAAGCTATTTGAGGATTTGGCTCTGTTTCGCCAGCAAAACTACGTAACAGCCATTTATGATGGCCGGAAAAGTATTGCAGTCAGGCTGGGTAGCCCTTCCTATGCTGCGATTGCTCTGGCCTGGATCGATAAAAATGCACCAGATGAGCCGTATGTTATGTATTTACGGGAAACGGCTCAGCAAATTGAAAAATTCCAAACGCAATTAACTACTCATTCTTAA
- a CDS encoding TonB-dependent receptor, whose translation MNQLVRHVFVLLVAMTPLWMWAQQTVKGVVNASETGEPLVGATVLVQGTQNGVLTDNAGAFSIAVPDANSTLIVSYLGYARQEIVLNGQSNITISMVSDQSTLDEVVVVGYATQKKVNLTGAVSVVNGGEISKRPVLQTSNALQGMSPGVTVRTFGGGPGDDGGEVRIRGLGTLNNNDPLVLIDGVVGSFTDVDPSNIESISILKDAASAAIYGSRASGGVVLITTKRGSDGFSVTYNGYAGIQVPVDQPEYLGPVEFLRLFNKASINSTGAPAYEDAFINSYLANNAADPDHFPITDWQKLAMRENPLQQQHSVSFNAGSDRSKILGTLLYMNQQGLLENSEFQRYGFRLNSDVKATDQISFFADLNLKFSDDYEPNGGEGSLFQSIARIYPTAPSIYSDGSWGQGWNGDNPVARARDGGVNNTKTNLAIINLGVNIEPVKGLVFTGSFAPRMQTDFQKNFRQRIAFLDVDSKDLITAAPATSYMYEAYNRALDIYLKGLVSYENHIGGLNYQAMLGYDQTLLRTDNFFASRDGFDFPDFQELNAGSEELRDNGGSAGELALRSYFGRVNFNLKERYLLEANFRYDGTSRFIGENQWGFFPSLSAGWRISEESFLKSVTWVNNLKLRASWGQLGNQNTSSRYPTVSSINLNQNVVLANNAFFGAASIAALSNPNLRWETTTQTDIGIDIGLFNSKLDIVFDYYIRDTRDILIDLPVPETSGFSSVVENAARVENKGWDFGIIYNNKIGDFRYSIGGNISDVRNRVLDLFNTGPYINGLQIIQEGEEMNSIFGYEAAGFFQTAEEITNHATQFGALVPGDIKYVDQNSDGIINAADRVIIGSRIPRYTYSSTIELGYKGFDLSIFLQGIGKYNGYQNSHAAWPFQNSGSAKAQVRHTDTWSPDNPDARYPNWYLNTTTNNYNTSSFWMTDASYLKVKNVVLGYNFPQAMLENTPINRARIYMSGQNVFSFDKMEGFDPESPLGDANFYPQVAVYAVGVNLTF comes from the coding sequence ATGAATCAATTAGTACGACATGTATTTGTGTTGTTAGTCGCTATGACGCCTTTGTGGATGTGGGCACAGCAGACCGTAAAGGGGGTTGTGAATGCCAGTGAAACAGGGGAGCCATTAGTGGGCGCAACCGTACTGGTCCAGGGTACACAAAATGGTGTACTTACGGACAACGCAGGCGCATTTTCTATCGCCGTACCAGATGCTAATTCTACACTGATTGTCAGCTATCTGGGATATGCAAGGCAGGAAATTGTACTCAATGGCCAGTCCAATATTACCATTTCCATGGTATCAGACCAGTCTACCCTTGACGAGGTCGTTGTGGTTGGTTATGCAACCCAAAAGAAGGTAAATCTGACTGGCGCAGTATCCGTCGTAAATGGCGGCGAAATTTCGAAGCGGCCGGTGCTTCAAACCTCCAATGCACTCCAGGGCATGTCTCCCGGTGTTACGGTGCGTACCTTTGGCGGCGGCCCGGGCGATGATGGTGGTGAAGTAAGGATTCGTGGTTTGGGTACGCTCAACAACAATGATCCGCTGGTATTGATCGATGGGGTAGTGGGTAGTTTTACAGATGTTGATCCTTCCAATATCGAATCGATTTCTATTTTGAAAGACGCCGCCTCCGCAGCTATTTATGGCTCCCGCGCCTCGGGCGGGGTAGTGCTGATCACCACCAAACGCGGTTCTGACGGTTTTAGCGTAACCTACAATGGCTACGCCGGCATTCAGGTGCCAGTAGATCAGCCTGAATATCTGGGGCCGGTAGAATTTTTGCGTCTGTTCAACAAAGCAAGTATCAATTCCACAGGTGCACCCGCATACGAAGACGCCTTTATCAATAGCTACCTCGCCAATAATGCTGCTGACCCTGATCATTTTCCCATTACTGACTGGCAGAAGCTCGCCATGCGGGAAAACCCTCTTCAGCAGCAACATAGTGTAAGCTTTAATGCTGGTTCTGACCGCTCCAAAATCCTGGGAACACTGCTGTATATGAATCAGCAAGGATTGCTGGAAAATTCAGAGTTTCAGCGCTATGGATTTCGCCTGAATTCAGATGTGAAAGCTACTGATCAAATCAGCTTTTTTGCAGATCTCAACCTGAAGTTTTCCGATGATTATGAACCCAACGGCGGAGAAGGGTCGCTGTTTCAATCAATTGCCCGTATCTATCCTACCGCTCCCTCGATCTACTCTGATGGAAGCTGGGGACAGGGGTGGAATGGCGATAATCCTGTTGCCCGTGCCAGAGACGGCGGGGTGAATAATACCAAAACCAACCTGGCCATTATCAACCTTGGGGTGAATATTGAACCTGTCAAAGGGTTGGTATTTACCGGTTCGTTTGCTCCGCGTATGCAGACTGACTTTCAGAAAAACTTCCGTCAAAGAATCGCTTTTCTGGATGTGGATTCCAAAGATCTGATCACCGCTGCTCCGGCAACTTCTTATATGTACGAAGCCTATAACCGCGCTTTAGACATTTACCTCAAAGGACTCGTTTCTTATGAAAATCATATTGGCGGGCTCAATTATCAGGCCATGCTGGGGTATGACCAAACCTTGCTCCGCACCGATAATTTCTTTGCTTCCAGAGACGGGTTTGATTTTCCCGATTTTCAGGAACTCAATGCAGGTAGTGAAGAACTTCGCGACAATGGCGGTTCTGCCGGCGAATTGGCTCTCCGCTCATACTTTGGTCGTGTCAACTTCAACCTGAAAGAACGTTACCTCCTGGAGGCCAACTTCCGCTATGACGGTACCTCCCGGTTTATAGGTGAAAACCAATGGGGCTTTTTCCCCTCACTGTCTGCCGGCTGGCGCATATCAGAAGAAAGTTTCCTGAAATCAGTAACCTGGGTAAATAACCTGAAACTCAGAGCTTCCTGGGGACAATTGGGCAACCAGAATACCAGCAGCCGTTACCCGACTGTTTCTTCGATTAACCTCAACCAGAATGTCGTCCTGGCCAATAATGCTTTCTTCGGGGCAGCTTCAATTGCTGCATTATCCAACCCAAATCTTCGTTGGGAAACCACTACTCAAACAGATATTGGCATTGACATCGGGCTGTTTAACTCAAAACTGGATATCGTATTTGACTATTATATCCGCGATACGAGAGACATTCTGATTGACCTCCCCGTACCCGAAACTTCAGGCTTTAGCTCGGTCGTCGAAAACGCTGCAAGGGTTGAGAATAAAGGCTGGGACTTTGGTATCATATACAACAATAAGATCGGAGACTTCCGCTATTCGATCGGGGGTAATATTTCAGACGTGAGAAACCGCGTGCTTGACCTTTTTAACACCGGCCCTTATATCAACGGATTACAGATCATACAGGAAGGGGAAGAGATGAATTCCATCTTTGGGTATGAAGCCGCAGGATTTTTCCAGACCGCTGAAGAAATTACCAATCACGCTACCCAGTTTGGCGCGCTTGTCCCGGGTGATATAAAGTATGTGGATCAGAATTCCGACGGTATTATCAATGCCGCAGACCGTGTCATCATCGGAAGCCGTATTCCCCGATATACTTACAGCAGTACGATTGAACTGGGTTACAAGGGGTTTGATCTTTCTATTTTCCTTCAGGGAATCGGTAAATACAATGGGTACCAAAACAGCCACGCTGCCTGGCCATTTCAAAACTCAGGAAGTGCCAAAGCGCAGGTTCGCCATACCGATACCTGGAGCCCCGACAATCCAGATGCCCGTTACCCAAACTGGTATCTCAACACCACCACCAACAATTATAACACTTCCAGCTTCTGGATGACGGATGCTTCTTACCTGAAAGTCAAAAACGTTGTATTGGGATACAACTTCCCGCAGGCCATGCTGGAAAACACTCCCATCAATCGCGCCAGAATCTATATGAGCGGACAGAATGTGTTTAGTTTCGATAAAATGGAGGGCTTTGATCCTGAGTCTCCGCTGGGAGACGCTAATTTTTACCCACAAGTTGCTGTGTATGCGGTAGGTGTAAATCTCACTTTCTAG
- a CDS encoding FAD-dependent oxidoreductase, protein MKQVSEQYDIVVCGGGLAGFCAAVAAARQGRKTCIIQNRPVFGGNSSSEIGVTPHGAAAFHAYARETGILSELLIEERAANHAEIYENGWTNSVWDMVLYDMAVRTENLNFYLNTDFKAVRMKDNRHIQAIVAHVQNAELELTLEAELFIDCTGDGLVAHEAGCEWRMGSESRSEFNEPHAPEVASGDVMGSSIHFKAQDMGRPVPFSAPEWAIRYDDASYFYDQGRLPKEERGGFWWLEIGVPYHTIHDNETIRHELTRHALGVWHWMKNQDPVMKERTRNYALDWIGQVPGKRESRRIMGEYFITEHDIQNKTVFEDEIAFGGWFIDLHTPGGLLAAMSEPTNADNYNTFNEYSVKSYCGPYGVPLRSLIARDVDNLMMAGRNISTTHAALGTLRVMATTALMGQAAGTAAAIAQNNQLAIKETPEKVVHLIKQKLLRDGCFLINNRNEDPADLARFASVTASSESGLTGAGPDTEGFHEGLSIWRDQPQYDQERLDVKKGQMIALGNEGITTLSVFLKNLTADDQNVSAALFSVSDIWDYRTNPGTPLKTASLRVPANYEGWVEWPVNFEPGGELKPYSYVRIDLEANASIAWKVAGCVLPGQLAVYQIGKDKMRRFSNGATLSFRIEPAQYCFPPENVINGVTRPHRYTNLWRSDEAEVNASWIQLSWDQVHSIGQVEITFPGHLLREYHAYAPFYRDQQCAKDYRIEISTDGRWEEVMAIRDNYQRHRIHRLKMPVETNAIRIVIDSTHGDPCAGIYEVRCYRDI, encoded by the coding sequence ATGAAGCAAGTAAGTGAGCAATATGACATTGTGGTTTGCGGGGGCGGACTGGCTGGCTTTTGCGCAGCGGTTGCGGCTGCCCGCCAGGGAAGGAAAACGTGTATTATCCAAAACCGTCCGGTTTTTGGTGGAAACTCCTCTTCGGAGATTGGCGTTACCCCGCACGGTGCGGCGGCTTTTCACGCGTATGCGCGGGAAACAGGGATTCTCTCCGAATTACTGATTGAAGAGCGTGCCGCCAACCATGCCGAAATTTACGAAAATGGCTGGACCAACAGCGTCTGGGATATGGTTTTGTACGATATGGCTGTTCGCACAGAAAACCTGAATTTCTATTTGAATACAGATTTCAAAGCGGTAAGGATGAAAGACAATCGGCATATTCAGGCCATTGTCGCGCATGTGCAAAATGCCGAACTGGAGCTCACCCTTGAAGCAGAATTATTTATCGACTGTACCGGCGATGGCCTGGTCGCTCATGAGGCCGGCTGCGAATGGCGCATGGGTTCTGAGTCCAGAAGTGAATTTAATGAGCCGCATGCCCCAGAGGTCGCCAGTGGCGATGTAATGGGGAGTTCTATTCATTTTAAAGCCCAGGATATGGGGCGTCCGGTGCCCTTCTCCGCACCTGAATGGGCCATTCGTTATGATGACGCAAGCTATTTTTACGATCAGGGGCGTTTGCCTAAAGAGGAAAGAGGGGGATTCTGGTGGCTCGAAATCGGCGTTCCCTATCACACCATTCACGACAATGAAACCATTCGCCACGAACTTACCCGTCATGCCTTAGGGGTATGGCACTGGATGAAAAACCAGGATCCGGTAATGAAAGAAAGAACCCGCAACTATGCACTTGATTGGATTGGACAGGTGCCGGGAAAAAGAGAAAGCCGGCGGATCATGGGCGAGTATTTTATCACAGAGCATGATATCCAGAACAAAACTGTATTCGAAGATGAAATCGCCTTTGGCGGATGGTTTATTGATTTGCATACCCCCGGAGGCCTGCTTGCTGCTATGAGCGAACCCACCAATGCAGACAATTACAATACCTTCAATGAGTACTCGGTAAAATCGTACTGCGGGCCTTATGGCGTACCTCTCCGTTCGTTGATTGCCCGTGATGTGGACAATCTCATGATGGCCGGCAGGAATATCAGTACAACTCATGCGGCTTTGGGTACGCTTAGAGTTATGGCAACAACCGCACTGATGGGGCAGGCTGCCGGTACAGCAGCGGCTATTGCTCAAAATAATCAGCTTGCCATCAAGGAGACACCGGAGAAAGTAGTACATCTTATCAAACAAAAACTCCTGCGTGATGGCTGTTTTCTGATCAACAACCGAAATGAAGACCCGGCTGACCTTGCCCGCTTTGCTTCTGTTACAGCCAGTAGTGAGTCTGGTCTTACTGGAGCCGGACCAGATACCGAGGGTTTTCATGAAGGACTGAGTATCTGGCGCGACCAGCCCCAATATGATCAGGAGCGGCTGGATGTAAAAAAAGGCCAGATGATCGCGCTGGGAAACGAGGGAATAACAACGCTTTCTGTTTTCTTGAAAAACCTCACAGCAGATGACCAAAACGTCTCCGCTGCGCTTTTTTCTGTTTCAGATATATGGGATTACCGTACGAACCCGGGTACGCCCCTGAAAACTGCCAGCCTTCGGGTACCTGCCAACTACGAGGGCTGGGTTGAGTGGCCGGTGAATTTTGAGCCGGGAGGGGAGCTAAAGCCCTATTCTTATGTAAGAATTGACCTTGAGGCAAATGCTTCGATTGCCTGGAAAGTAGCGGGATGTGTTTTGCCCGGGCAATTGGCCGTATATCAAATCGGTAAGGATAAAATGCGGCGGTTTTCCAATGGCGCTACCCTAAGCTTTCGAATAGAACCGGCACAATACTGTTTTCCTCCTGAAAATGTAATCAATGGGGTTACACGCCCTCACCGGTATACCAACCTGTGGCGCTCAGATGAAGCGGAAGTGAATGCATCGTGGATACAACTCTCCTGGGATCAGGTACATTCAATCGGACAGGTTGAGATCACCTTTCCCGGGCATTTACTTCGGGAGTATCATGCTTATGCCCCTTTTTATCGCGACCAGCAATGTGCCAAAGACTATCGCATAGAGATATCCACAGATGGCAGATGGGAAGAAGTAATGGCAATCAGAGACAATTACCAGCGGCACAGAATTCACCGGCTAAAAATGCCCGTTGAGACGAATGCGATTCGTATCGTGATTGATTCAACACATGGTGACCCTTGTGCAGGCATATATGAAGTAAGGTGTTACAGAGATATATAG